The following nucleotide sequence is from Halococcus agarilyticus.
TCGCGACGATCACGAGGGTGAGCCAGTCGATCTGGACCCCGACGCCGAGCCACTCCGCGACGAGGAACACGAGGAGGCCGACAACCGCGTTGACCAGCAGCGGGCGCACGGCCTGGACGATCCGCGCCGCACCGAGCAGGAAGACGACCGCGAGCGCGAGCGCCGCGATCTCGATTCCCGTAACCATACTGCGACTCCGCGGCCGTGACGTATCCCTTCTGCGATCGAACGGAAGGGTTTATTCGCGGCCGGGCGGTAGAGGGGACGCGGGACCGTGGGTTAGCCTGGTATACTCTGGCCCTTGGGTGGCCAAGACCGCGGTTCGAATCCGCGCGGTCCCACTGAGGTTTTTCTACGATACCGGAGTCAGTTCGGGGAGATGGAAACACATCGGAAAGGCGACCTCACCGAGGCGATCGTCATTGCCGAACTCAAGAAACGAGCGATTCCGGTTTCGATCCCGTTTGGGGACAACGAACGGTACGACGTCGTGACGGAAACTCCCGATGGTCGTTTGCTGAAGGTACAGATCAAGACCGGCTGGATGGCCGACGGAAAAGTGACGTTTCACGGGAAATCGCAGCACACGAACGCGAGCGGAAACGTCTATGAGACGTACGACGGCGATGTCGACTTCTTTCTCGTGTACTGCTACGAGCTCAAACGGATGTACTGGATCCGAGAAGACGAGTTTCGAACACAGATGTCGTTGCGAGTCGAAGAGCCCGAACAGGTGAAGCCGAGCATCAACTGGGCCGAGGACTACGAGTTCGACGCGACCTGGCCACCGGGGTGATACACCCCCGATCCGGTCGACCGTGGTTCCCACGGTAGGGTTCACTTTCACTCTCCACGTTGCGAAGGTTCTTACCCGGAAGCGAACAATCCAGAAACAAGGATGGCTCGTGCGGAGAACACCGAACTGATCGACGACTTCGAGGAGTTCTACCGCAACTACTACCGGAACGAGATCGGCGAGCTCGCCCGGCAGTACCCCAACGAGCAGCGATCGCTCTTTATCGACTGGGACGATCTCTACCGGTTCGACTCGGATCTCGCGGACGACTACCGCTCGCAGCCAGGCCAGCTTCAGGAGTACGCAGAAGAGGCGCTCCGACTGTACGACCTCCCCGTCGACGTGGGCCTCGGGCGCGCACACGTCCGGATCAGGGGACTTCAGGAGACCACCGAGATCCGGGAGATCCGGGCGCGCCACCGCGGCCAGCTCCTTTCGGTACAGGGCACGGTCCAGAAGGCGACCGACGTCCGCCCGAAGATCACCGAGGCCGCCTTCGAGTGTCAGCGTTGCGGGACGCTCTCTCGGATCCCACAGACGGGCGGCGATTTTCAAGAACCGCACGAGTGCCAGGGGTGTGAGCGCCAGGGCCCCTTCGACATCAACTTCGACCAGTCGGAGTTCGTCGACGCCCAGAAGATCCGGGTTCAGGAGAGCCCCGAGGGGCTGCGCGGTGGCGAGACGCCGCAGGACATCGACGTCCACATCGAGGACGACATCACCGGGAAGGTCACTGCTGGCGACCACGTTCGCGTGACGGGCGTACTTCACCTCGATCAGCAGGAATCGGGCCGGGAGGCCACGGCGATGTTCGACGTGTACATGGACGGCGTGTCGGTCGAGATCGAGGACGAACAGTTCGAGGACATGGACATCGACGAGGCCGACAAGCGCGCGATCGTCGACCTCTCGACTGCCGACGACATCTACGAACAGATGGTCGGCTCGATCGCGCCCTCGATCTACGGCTACGAGCAGGCCAAACTCGCCATGACGCTCCAGCTCTTCTCGGGTGTCGCCAAACACCTCCCCGACGGGTCGCGGATCCGTGGCGACCTCCACATGCTCTTGATCGGGGACCCTGGGACAGGGAAATGCGTCAAGGGCGATACCAGCGTGACGCTCGCTGACGGCTCGGAGCGTCCGATTCGTGATGTCGTCGAATCGAACCTCGACACGCCGACCGCGATCGAGGACGGCGTCTACGACGAAGTCGACATCGGGCTACCGTCGATGGAGCCGGATGGAACCATCACCGAGGAACGTGCGACGAAGGTGTGGAAGCGCGAAGCGCCCGACACGATGTATCGCATTCGGACGGCGAGCGGCAAGGAGATCGAAGTCACACCTTCACATCCGTTGTTCGTACAATCGGATGGACAGTTCTCCGCAACGAGGGCGTCGGAGCTACACGAAGAGGTCTTCGTTGCGACGCCGCGGACGGTGCCGACAACCGGGGACGACGCGCTCGACATCGACTACCGGCGGTCGGCGTCGAACAGCGCAGTTCGGCTGGATCTACCGACCGACTGGACGCCATCGCTCGCCCGTCTTCTCGGCTACGTCATCGCGGAA
It contains:
- a CDS encoding pro-sigmaK processing inhibitor BofA family protein is translated as MVTGIEIAALALAVVFLLGAARIVQAVRPLLVNAVVGLLVFLVAEWLGVGVQIDWLTLVIVAIGGLPGAILVVLLSVLDVAFVPAVVAALA
- a CDS encoding group I intron-associated PD-(D/E)XK endonuclease, which encodes METHRKGDLTEAIVIAELKKRAIPVSIPFGDNERYDVVTETPDGRLLKVQIKTGWMADGKVTFHGKSQHTNASGNVYETYDGDVDFFLVYCYELKRMYWIREDEFRTQMSLRVEEPEQVKPSINWAEDYEFDATWPPG